A stretch of Lactuca sativa cultivar Salinas chromosome 6, Lsat_Salinas_v11, whole genome shotgun sequence DNA encodes these proteins:
- the LOC128126751 gene encoding uncharacterized protein LOC128126751 — MNDVQVAYNYSYVPVEAYLYFVDNGRFSVDGVLSDNLVTPSAAFSCFSHIGKKHSQSDGIDTTYLRFLASNAEAGSIIGKGGIIGKGGLSFIEDYGPNIKISPQGHKYIGLNNSLVTVNGTLQQLVQAINLILFKLSEDLYYLQSVGPLFSYVADYLNHAFQGKEYILLLNSDNLVEVVDPSILFKFIIDPPGAGKTQTILGLLSAILQTN; from the exons ATGAATGATGTGCAAGTTGCATATAATTACAGTTATGTCCCTGTAGAAGCGTATCTGTATTTTGTGGATAATGGCAGATTCTCTGTGGATGGTGTGCTTTCCGATAATCTAGTGACTCCATCAGCAGCTTTTA GTTGTTTTTCTCATATTGGGAAAAAACATTCTCAGTCAG ATGGTATAGATACAACATATCTGAGGTTTCTTGCATCAAATGCTGAAGCTGGTTCAATTATTGGAAAGGGTGGAATCATAGGAAAGGGTGGATT GTCCTTCATTGAAGACTATGGACCTAACATTAAGATCTCCCCTCAGGGTCACAAATATATTGGATTAAATAATAGCCTTGTAACAGTGAATGGCACCCTACAACAACTGGTGCAAGCTATTAATCTGATTTTATTCAAATTATCTGAAGATCTCTACTATCTTCAGTCCGTTGGCCCCCTGTTTTCATATGTTGCTG ATTACCTCAATCATGCTTTTCAGGGTAAAGAGTACATCTTGTTGCTAAACTCAGATAATTTGGTTGAAGTTGTGGACCCAAGTATCCTTTTTAAGTTTATAATT GATCCACCAGGAGCAGGAAAAACACAAACAATTCTTGGGCTTCTTAGTGCCATATTACAAACCAACTGA